A genomic stretch from Flavobacterium sp. KS-LB2 includes:
- a CDS encoding glucosaminidase domain-containing protein — MFKKIILLFTLITLIGCNTTKPVIVTKKPPLKSKPELVRTIKKTTVSSSNTAKPTASKPIKKESNNRETEVIVSTSKTVVTNDVIVSYISKFKEIAMGNMKNYGIPASIILAQGILESGAGRGDLAISANNHFGIKCHVGWTGDSVKHDDDSDQECFRKYDNPSESFKDHALFLTGRSRYSKLFEFSKGDYKAWAKGLRAAGYATDPKYPDKLISYIERYNLHQYDNQVLDVNYVSNEKQMVEELTIETRNTINQDLFSYVVQKGDTLYSISKKFDLKVDDLKQKNNLSDNTLSIGQRLMVK; from the coding sequence ATGTTTAAAAAAATTATACTACTTTTTACCCTAATTACTTTGATAGGTTGTAATACCACAAAACCTGTTATTGTAACAAAGAAACCTCCTTTGAAATCCAAACCGGAGTTGGTACGCACAATAAAAAAGACAACCGTTTCAAGTTCTAATACAGCAAAACCAACTGCATCAAAACCTATAAAAAAGGAATCAAATAATAGAGAAACAGAAGTAATTGTGTCTACTTCAAAAACAGTAGTCACTAACGATGTTATTGTGTCTTATATTTCTAAATTTAAGGAAATTGCGATGGGGAACATGAAGAATTATGGGATTCCAGCAAGTATTATTTTGGCTCAGGGAATTTTAGAATCGGGTGCAGGAAGAGGAGATTTAGCGATAAGTGCCAATAATCATTTTGGAATAAAATGTCATGTAGGATGGACAGGAGATAGCGTTAAACATGACGATGATTCTGATCAGGAATGCTTTAGAAAATATGACAATCCTTCAGAATCCTTCAAGGATCATGCTTTGTTTTTGACAGGAAGAAGCAGGTATTCTAAACTATTTGAATTCTCAAAGGGCGATTATAAAGCTTGGGCAAAAGGGCTAAGAGCTGCAGGTTATGCTACAGATCCAAAATATCCGGATAAGTTGATTTCGTATATTGAGCGCTATAATTTACATCAATATGACAATCAAGTTTTAGATGTTAATTATGTGTCTAATGAAAAACAAATGGTTGAGGAATTAACAATAGAGACCAGAAATACAATCAATCAAGACTTATTTTCATACGTTGTTCAAAAAGGAGATACGCTGTATTCTATTTCAAAAAAATTCGATTTAAAGGTTGATGATTTAAAACAAAAAAATAATCTTTCTGATAATACACTTTCTATTGGACAGAGATTGATGGTAAAATAA